Proteins found in one Diorhabda carinulata isolate Delta chromosome 11, icDioCari1.1, whole genome shotgun sequence genomic segment:
- the LOC130899617 gene encoding NADH-ubiquinone oxidoreductase 75 kDa subunit, mitochondrial has product MLRFTVSKILNGAKASPKHVFVATRCQSGEAKKPEKIEVFIDDNPVLVEPGTTVLQAAAMIGIEIPRFCYHERLAVAGNCRMCLVEVEKSPKPVAACAMPVMKGWRIKTDSEMTRKAREGIMEFLLVNHPLDCPICDQGGECDLQDQSMAFGSDRSRFTDIDFSGKRAVEDKDIGPLVKTIMTRCIHCTRCIRFASEIAGVDDLGTTGRGNDMQVGTYIEKLFMSELSGNIIDLCPVGALTSKPYSFTARPWEIRKVDSIDVHDALGSNIIVSTRTGEVMRIMPRVNEEINEEWLADKSRFSYDGLKRQRLVTPMIRDNQGELKPVDWEMALLTICKVIKQAGNKIGAIAGGFADAEALVALKDLLNRLGSENLCTEHTFPMDGSGTDLRSSYLLNNKIVGAEEADLVLLIGTNPRFEAPLLNARLRKGFIHNDLNVASIGPKIDLTFEHEDLGTDPNVLQNIVNGQHPFSKKLQAAKKPLIIIGSESLERKDGAAILSAAQTLAAKTAIENKEWKVLNVLHKVASQVAALDIGYTPGVDKIRDGDIQVLFLLGADNGAIDKSDLPRDCFIIYQGHHGDQGATIADAILPGAAYTEKQATYVNTEGRAQQTLVAVTPPGRAREDWKIIRALSEILGVKLPYDNLNEIRDRLEEVAPHLTRYGHVEGANYFSQATQLAKNTKTTFDQESPLDVKIKELQDYYMTDSISRASPTMAKCVQAVLKQKQSSCGK; this is encoded by the exons ATGTTGCGTTTTacggtttcaaaaattctaaatgGGGCCAAAGCGAGTCCCAAACACGTATTTGTTGCTACAAGATGTCAAAGTGGAGAAGcgaaaaaaccagaaaaaattGAGGTATTTATAGATGATAATCCGGTGTTGGTTGAACCTGGAACGACGGTACTTCAAGCAGCTGCAATGATTGGTATTGAAATACCAAGATTTTGTTACCACGAACGATTAGCAGTAGCTGGAAATTGTAGAATGTGTCTAGTTGAAGTGGAAAAATCTCCAAAACCCGTTGCAGCTTGTGCAATGCCTGTTATGAAAg GTTGGAGGATTAAAACTGATTCAGAAATGACACGTAAAGCAAGAGAAGGCattatggaatttttgttagttaaTCATCCTTTAGATTGTCCTATTTGTGATCAAGGGGGTGAATGTGATTTACAAGATCAGAGTATGGCGTTTGGGTCTGATAGATCCAGGTTTACTGATATTGATTTTTCTGGTAAAAGGGCAGTCGAAGATAAAGATATTGGTCCATTAGTTAAAACAATTATGACAAGGTGTATACATTGTACCAGATGTATAAGATTTGCTTCTGAAATAGCCGGAGTCGATGATTTag GTACTACTGGCAGAGGTAATGATATGCAAGTTGGTACTTATATAGAAAAACTATTCATGTCTGAGCTTTCTGGTAATATCATCGATTTGTGCCCCGTTGGAGCTCTGACTAGCAAGCCTTACAGTTTCACTGCAAGGCCTTGGGAAATACGTAAAGTTGATTCTATAGATGTACATGATGCTTTAGgttcaaatattattgtttccACTAGAACTGGCGAAGTTATGCGGATTATGCCAAGagtaaatgaagaaattaatgaGGAATG GTTGGCAGATAAATCAAGATTTTCGTATGATGGATTGAAAAGACAAAGATTGGTGACTCCTATGATAAGGGATAACCAAGGAGAGTTAAAACCAGTGGATTGGGAAATGGCTTTGTTAACTATTTGCAAAGTTATAAAACAAGCAG GTAACAAAATTGGAGCTATTGCTGGTGGGTTTGCCGATGCTGAAGCATTGGTAGCTCTAAAAGATCTCTTAAATAGACTTGGATCAGAAAATCTATGTACTGAACATACTTTCCCAATGGACGGATCTGGTACTGATCTCAGATCAAGTTATTTGTTGAACAATAAAATAGTTGGAGCTGAAGAAGCCGATTTGGTGTTATTGATTGGTACTAATCCAAGATTCGAAGCACCTTTGTTAAATGCTAGGCTCAGGAAAGGATTTATTCACAATGATTTGAAT GTAGCTTCAATTGGACCTAAAATCGACCTAACATTTGAACACGAAGATTTGGGTACGGATCCCaatgttttacaaaatattgtcaATGGGCAGCATCCGTTTAGTAAAAAATTGCAAGCTGCTAAGAAACCTCTAATTATCATTGGTTCCGAATCATTGGAAAGGAAAGACGGTGCTGCTATACTTTCAGCTGCACAAACTCTAGCTGCCAAAACAGcgattgaaaataaagaatggAAAGTTTTGAATGTTTTACATAAAGTAGCCAGTCAG gttGCAGCTTTAGATATTGGATATACTCCAGGTGTTGATAAGATCAGAGACGGAGATATTCAAGTACTATTTTTATTAGGAGCTGATAACGGTGCAATAGACAAATCAGATTTGCCCAGAGACTGCTTCATTATATACCAAG GTCACCATGGTGACCAAGGAGCGACTATAGCTGATGCCATACTACCCGGAGCTGCATATACCGAAAAACAAGCTACTTACGTAAATACTGAAGGTAGAGCCCAACAGACTTTAGTAGCTGTAACTCCACCTGGTAGAGCTAGAGAAGATTGGAAAATTATCAGGGCTTTATCTGAGATTTTGGGAGTTAAATTACCTTATgataatttgaatgaaattagaGATAGGTTAGAAGAAGTGGCACCGCATCTTACGAGATACGGTCATGTAGAAGGGGCCAATTATTTCAGTCAAGCCACTCAATTAGCGAAG aaTACTAAAACTACATTTGATCAAGAATCACCTTTAGACGTAAAAATTAAAGAACTTCAAGATTATTATATGACAGATTCGATCAGCAGGGCATCCCCAACAATGGCTAAATGTGTTCAGGCTGTGCTGAAGCAAAAGCAGTCCAGTTGTGGTAAATAG